Proteins encoded within one genomic window of Streptomyces sp. NBC_01314:
- a CDS encoding class I SAM-dependent methyltransferase — protein MSGTATGLDTAVTEWTEPATTGPQPQTLTARTSRTPTPTQPTDLFAPREPGEPWTDDPYAHALRAGRGPLFLRRLSPPDHPDGLSEEVLPLDVERWCAPPDAADTSVLSRCTGPVLDVGCGPGRLVAALAARGVPALGADVSPAAVTRTRRHGGAAVRRSVFDRLPGEGGWGTALLIDGNVGIGGDPLALLTRLRELVAPGGCLLAEAAPHDVDERLTVRVEDGQGRHGRPFPWARIGTTALLYAADATGWVLTGRWTAHGRPFLELHRPKPTHVDAHRTPAGKPAHP, from the coding sequence ATGAGCGGGACGGCGACCGGCCTGGACACCGCCGTGACCGAGTGGACAGAGCCGGCCACGACGGGACCGCAGCCCCAGACCCTGACGGCGCGCACGTCGCGGACCCCCACGCCGACACAACCCACGGATCTGTTCGCACCCCGAGAGCCGGGCGAGCCGTGGACCGACGACCCCTATGCCCACGCCCTTCGCGCCGGCCGCGGCCCGCTGTTCCTGCGCCGCCTGTCACCCCCCGATCACCCGGACGGCCTCAGCGAGGAGGTGCTCCCGTTGGACGTCGAGCGCTGGTGCGCACCCCCCGACGCCGCCGACACCAGCGTGCTGAGCCGCTGCACAGGTCCCGTCCTGGACGTCGGCTGCGGGCCGGGACGTCTGGTGGCCGCCCTGGCCGCCCGCGGTGTACCGGCACTGGGTGCGGACGTCAGCCCGGCCGCCGTCACCCGGACCCGGCGCCACGGGGGTGCCGCCGTACGACGGTCCGTCTTCGACCGCCTGCCGGGGGAAGGCGGCTGGGGCACCGCCCTGCTGATCGACGGCAACGTCGGCATCGGCGGCGACCCGCTCGCCCTGCTCACCCGGCTGCGAGAACTGGTCGCTCCCGGCGGGTGCCTGCTGGCCGAGGCCGCCCCGCACGACGTGGACGAACGCCTCACCGTCCGCGTCGAGGACGGCCAGGGACGGCACGGCCGGCCGTTCCCCTGGGCCCGTATAGGCACCACCGCGCTGCTGTACGCCGCCGACGCCACCGGCTGGGTCCTGACCGGCCGGTGGACGGCTCATGGCCGCCCCTTCCTCGAACTCCACCGTCCGAAACCGACGCACGTCGACGCACACCGCACGCCCGCCGGAAAGCCCGCACACCCATGA
- a CDS encoding response regulator transcription factor, whose protein sequence is MKRVLVVDDDPTVSEVVAGYLNRAGFAVDVAADGPTAVAKATAQPPDLVVLDLMLPGMDGLEVCRRIREDGPLPVIMLTARGDEEDRVLGLEVGADDYVTKPFSPRELVLRVESVLRRAGAVAAARAAPAGAWLRAGPFALEPTARRAVRHNNELALTIREFDLLEFFLRNPGRATSREELMRQVWGWEFGDLSTVTVHVRRLRGKIEDDPARPRLITTVWGVGYRFDVPGTNGGGDAA, encoded by the coding sequence GTGAAACGCGTACTCGTCGTGGACGACGATCCCACCGTCTCCGAGGTCGTCGCCGGCTATCTGAACCGGGCGGGCTTCGCCGTCGACGTGGCCGCCGACGGCCCCACCGCCGTGGCCAAAGCCACCGCGCAGCCGCCGGACCTGGTGGTGCTGGACCTGATGCTGCCCGGCATGGACGGGCTGGAGGTCTGCCGCCGCATCCGCGAGGACGGCCCGCTGCCGGTGATCATGCTGACCGCGCGGGGCGACGAGGAGGACCGTGTGCTCGGCCTGGAGGTCGGGGCGGACGACTATGTCACCAAGCCCTTCAGCCCCCGCGAACTGGTCCTGCGGGTGGAGTCGGTGCTGCGCCGCGCCGGGGCGGTGGCGGCCGCGCGGGCCGCACCCGCCGGGGCATGGCTGCGGGCGGGGCCGTTCGCCCTGGAACCCACCGCCCGCCGCGCCGTGCGCCACAACAATGAACTCGCCCTGACCATAAGGGAGTTCGATCTGCTGGAATTCTTCCTGCGCAATCCCGGGCGGGCCACGAGCCGGGAGGAACTGATGCGCCAGGTGTGGGGCTGGGAGTTCGGCGACCTGTCGACCGTGACCGTCCACGTGCGGCGGCTGCGCGGGAAGATCGAGGACGATCCGGCGCGCCCCCGACTGATCACCACCGTGTGGGGAGTGGGCTACCGCTTCGACGTCCCCGGTACGAACGGAGGCGGCGATGCTGCCTGA
- a CDS encoding sensor histidine kinase, whose protein sequence is MLPDTLLIALYAAIGAAAAGLLGAAALRLLRHRSVTLSLAVVAAVTVAAMLAGTMLVAWAMFLSDHDLWVVTMVCSMAAVVSLAVALLLGRSVVKGSRALTRATRALGDDGSFTPPATAPTAELAALSRELAATSAKLAASREREQALDASRRELVAWISHDLRTPLAGLQAMTEALEDGMVADPHVYHARIRTEVERMSGMVGDLFELSRIQAGVLALNTARMSVYDLVGDAIAGVDALAREHGVWLVGDGVEPVPIEVDGREMSRVLANLLVNAIRRTPADGTVAVSARREADSVVVSVTDGCGGILPEDLPRVFDTGWRGTHARTPPAGAGLGLAIVRGIVEAHSGRAAVSNVPGGCRFEVHLPAAV, encoded by the coding sequence ATGCTGCCTGACACCCTCCTGATCGCGTTGTACGCGGCGATCGGCGCAGCCGCCGCCGGACTGCTCGGTGCCGCCGCCCTGCGGCTGCTGCGCCACCGTTCGGTCACGCTGTCGCTGGCCGTGGTCGCCGCCGTCACGGTCGCGGCGATGCTCGCCGGAACGATGCTGGTGGCCTGGGCGATGTTCCTGTCCGACCACGACCTCTGGGTCGTGACGATGGTGTGCTCCATGGCGGCCGTCGTCTCACTCGCCGTCGCCCTCCTCCTCGGCCGCAGCGTCGTCAAGGGCAGCCGGGCCCTGACCAGGGCCACACGCGCCCTCGGCGACGACGGCAGCTTCACTCCGCCCGCCACGGCACCCACGGCCGAACTCGCCGCACTCAGCCGCGAGTTGGCCGCCACGAGTGCGAAGCTCGCAGCGTCCCGGGAGCGGGAGCAGGCCCTGGACGCCTCCCGCCGCGAACTGGTCGCCTGGATCTCCCATGACCTGCGTACACCACTCGCCGGACTGCAGGCGATGACCGAGGCGCTGGAGGACGGCATGGTCGCCGACCCGCACGTCTACCACGCCCGCATCCGCACGGAGGTCGAGCGGATGAGCGGCATGGTCGGCGACCTGTTCGAGCTCTCCCGCATCCAGGCCGGCGTCCTTGCCCTGAACACCGCCCGCATGTCGGTCTACGACCTGGTCGGCGACGCCATCGCGGGCGTCGACGCCCTCGCCAGGGAGCACGGCGTCTGGCTGGTGGGCGACGGGGTCGAGCCCGTGCCGATCGAGGTCGACGGCCGCGAGATGTCCCGCGTCCTGGCCAACCTGTTGGTCAACGCCATCCGCCGGACTCCCGCCGACGGCACGGTCGCCGTGTCCGCCCGCCGCGAGGCCGACAGCGTCGTCGTCTCCGTGACGGACGGCTGCGGCGGCATCCTGCCCGAGGACCTGCCTCGTGTCTTCGACACCGGCTGGCGCGGTACCCACGCTCGTACCCCGCCCGCCGGGGCCGGACTCGGCCTGGCGATCGTGCGCGGCATCGTCGAGGCCCACAGCGGACGCGCAGCGGTGAGCAACGTACCGGGCGGCTGCCGCTTCGAGGTCCACCTTCCCGCGGCTGTCTGA
- a CDS encoding glycosyltransferase family 2 protein, translating to METSPSTARVDVVLPCLDEAEALPWVLDRIPAGWRAIVVDNGSTDGSADLARDLGAYVVHEPRRGFGAACHAGLTAATADVVCFNDCDASLDPALLPEVAGPVLDGSADLVLGRRRPTTLGAWPAHARLANLELARLIRRRTGLRLHDLGPMRAARREALQALDLTDRRSGYPLQMVVRAAEAGWRVTETDVPYHPRTGRSKVTGTWRGTWKAVRDMRAVLGERSVTASAVTATTVPGGGR from the coding sequence ATCGAGACATCCCCCTCCACCGCCCGGGTCGACGTGGTGCTGCCCTGCCTGGACGAGGCCGAGGCCCTGCCGTGGGTCCTGGACCGGATCCCCGCCGGCTGGCGCGCGATCGTCGTCGACAACGGCTCGACCGACGGCTCCGCCGACCTCGCCCGCGACCTCGGGGCGTACGTCGTCCACGAGCCGCGCCGCGGCTTCGGTGCCGCCTGTCACGCGGGCCTGACCGCCGCCACCGCCGATGTCGTCTGCTTCAACGACTGCGACGCCTCCCTCGACCCCGCCCTGCTGCCCGAGGTCGCCGGCCCCGTCCTCGACGGCTCCGCCGACCTTGTTCTGGGCCGACGGCGGCCCACGACCCTGGGCGCCTGGCCGGCCCACGCCCGCCTGGCCAACCTGGAACTGGCCCGCCTGATCCGCCGCCGTACCGGACTGCGCCTGCACGACCTCGGCCCGATGCGCGCCGCCCGCCGCGAAGCGCTGCAGGCCCTGGATCTGACCGACCGGCGCTCCGGATACCCGCTGCAGATGGTGGTCCGTGCCGCCGAGGCCGGCTGGCGGGTGACGGAGACGGACGTGCCGTACCACCCGCGCACCGGCCGCTCGAAGGTGACGGGCACCTGGCGCGGCACCTGGAAGGCGGTACGCGACATGCGCGCCGTCCTCGGCGAGCGGTCCGTCACCGCATCGGCGGTCACGGCCACCACCGTCCCAGGAGGCGGACGATGA
- a CDS encoding DUF1996 domain-containing protein: MRRNTRKRSKTTRRAIAAVAATALGAGGLVAANVYASADESGGGDTTKSSAQDQTNQALAAGAATIDCPDVGTRLRQVPDQARAEVDRNLALLDQQVADAYQRLQNSAQAIRQDSNFANNAIMGPLKDKRTATIDRIAIAIGRTADRPQGLESLAACTLRAAGNPVGTGDGEGGDNQNDQDQDAGNGQEEPANNGQAGNGPVAADFVDITTVQPNVNGPQQQQNASLGKFTTDCGVNANKLYNSDNIIVAPGVDNGAHHTHDYVGNQANDAFADNEDFAAGETTCQNQGDKSSYYWPVLRLQDGTKEFDADQPGGGAEGNVGKILTASQVTLEYVGNPSSKVVAMPKFLRIITGDAKAFTNGTVNANAAWSCTGFEDRQLTDKYPICPDGSSLVRTSKFQSCWDGQNIDSANHRDHVAFADPKTGACPNGFQAIPQLVQRLVYDVDAPSLNDNGRSSAFYAVDGFPEQMHKPITDHGDFVNVFDGQLMNTMVECINTGQECQ, encoded by the coding sequence GCGAATGTGTACGCCTCGGCCGATGAGAGCGGGGGTGGCGACACCACCAAGAGCTCGGCCCAGGATCAAACGAACCAAGCCTTGGCGGCGGGGGCCGCCACCATCGACTGCCCCGATGTCGGTACCCGGCTGCGGCAGGTGCCTGACCAGGCCAGGGCTGAGGTCGACAGGAACCTCGCGCTGCTGGACCAACAAGTCGCGGATGCCTACCAGCGGTTGCAGAACTCGGCCCAGGCCATACGGCAGGACAGCAACTTCGCCAACAACGCGATCATGGGACCGCTCAAGGACAAGCGGACTGCGACCATCGACCGCATCGCGATCGCCATCGGCCGTACGGCCGACCGGCCGCAGGGCCTGGAGTCACTCGCAGCCTGCACACTCCGCGCCGCCGGGAACCCGGTCGGCACCGGCGATGGCGAGGGTGGCGACAACCAGAACGACCAGGACCAGGACGCAGGTAACGGGCAAGAGGAGCCCGCCAACAATGGACAGGCAGGCAACGGTCCGGTCGCCGCCGACTTCGTGGACATCACCACCGTCCAGCCCAACGTCAACGGCCCTCAGCAGCAACAGAACGCCTCGCTCGGGAAGTTCACCACCGATTGCGGCGTGAACGCGAACAAGCTGTACAACAGCGACAACATCATCGTCGCGCCCGGTGTGGACAACGGGGCGCACCACACGCACGACTATGTCGGCAACCAGGCCAACGATGCCTTCGCCGACAACGAGGACTTCGCGGCGGGCGAGACCACCTGCCAGAACCAGGGTGACAAATCGTCGTACTACTGGCCGGTTCTCCGCCTGCAGGACGGCACGAAGGAGTTCGACGCCGACCAGCCGGGCGGTGGTGCCGAGGGCAATGTGGGCAAGATCCTCACGGCCTCGCAGGTGACCCTGGAATACGTGGGCAATCCGAGCAGCAAGGTCGTGGCGATGCCCAAGTTCCTGCGGATCATCACCGGAGACGCCAAGGCGTTCACCAACGGAACGGTCAATGCCAACGCCGCATGGAGCTGCACGGGCTTCGAGGACCGGCAGCTGACGGACAAGTACCCGATCTGTCCCGACGGCAGCAGTCTGGTCCGGACATCCAAGTTCCAGAGCTGCTGGGACGGCCAGAACATCGACAGCGCCAACCACCGTGATCACGTCGCGTTCGCCGACCCGAAGACCGGGGCCTGCCCGAACGGCTTCCAGGCCATTCCGCAGCTGGTGCAGCGCCTGGTGTACGACGTGGACGCGCCCAGCCTGAACGACAACGGCCGGTCGAGCGCCTTCTACGCGGTGGACGGCTTCCCGGAGCAGATGCACAAGCCGATCACCGACCACGGAGACTTCGTCAACGTCTTTGACGGGCAGCTGATGAACACCATGGTCGAGTGCATCAACACCGGCCAGGAATGCCAGTGA
- a CDS encoding DUF2064 domain-containing protein → MSARHPGRHPGRGAATLLVIAKEPVPGRVKTRLTPPYTPREAAMLAEVALADTLHTLLSVPARRRLLVLAGAPGPWLPPGFDVVQQADGGLDERIAAAFAQCEDGPALLVGMDTPQLTPELLSGVGRDGHDAWFGPAADGGFWALGFADPARAGSVVRGVPMSTDRTGAIQRSRLVEAGLAVADLPVLRDVDTAADAAQVAACCPPGSRFADALASLAEVAR, encoded by the coding sequence ATGAGCGCCCGGCACCCGGGCCGGCACCCGGGCCGGGGTGCGGCCACCCTGCTGGTCATCGCGAAGGAGCCGGTGCCGGGCCGGGTCAAGACCCGGCTGACGCCGCCCTACACGCCCCGGGAGGCCGCCATGTTGGCCGAGGTCGCCCTCGCCGACACCCTCCACACCCTGCTCAGCGTCCCTGCCCGTCGCCGCCTCCTCGTCCTCGCCGGGGCTCCCGGCCCCTGGCTGCCGCCCGGCTTCGACGTCGTACAGCAGGCGGACGGCGGTCTGGACGAGCGGATCGCAGCCGCCTTCGCCCAGTGCGAGGACGGACCGGCCCTTCTGGTCGGCATGGACACCCCGCAGCTCACTCCCGAGCTGTTGTCCGGTGTCGGCCGGGACGGCCACGATGCCTGGTTCGGTCCGGCCGCCGACGGCGGCTTCTGGGCGCTGGGATTCGCCGATCCGGCGCGGGCGGGGTCCGTCGTCCGGGGCGTGCCGATGTCCACGGACCGCACCGGTGCGATCCAGCGGTCGCGCCTGGTGGAGGCGGGACTGGCGGTGGCCGATCTGCCGGTGCTGCGCGACGTGGACACCGCCGCCGACGCCGCACAGGTCGCCGCCTGCTGTCCGCCCGGCTCCCGCTTCGCCGACGCCCTGGCCTCGCTCGCGGAGGTCGCCCGATGA